The Brucella anthropi ATCC 49188 genome window below encodes:
- a CDS encoding LysR family transcriptional regulator, with protein sequence MRKLDFDERNLRSLRVFCGVAEAGGFAAAEKKLAMSKPSISRHVREVEERLGVKLCERGPSGFRLTAEGIVALDLASAALQALSRIRPEIDAVHGVLSGRLAIGLGEHTLTHPGCRLPEALEAMRDRAPNVEPQIYVMTFPELELALRDGRVDLIIRGNYRGDRDLSYLPLYTEIHRIFVSNRVKDAEIEHLPLVYRPHPYVEETLRIGRYQRGPEATGLDSVAAMIATGHYQGLLPTNYAQLIEKRFSLVEAFDSPKFQHTGCAIASSLRPPSYRIKVFLDILDRIHGSKTIPLRPHKRAF encoded by the coding sequence ATGAGGAAACTTGACTTTGATGAACGTAATCTGCGGTCTCTTCGGGTGTTCTGCGGGGTGGCGGAGGCAGGAGGCTTCGCGGCTGCCGAGAAAAAGCTGGCGATGTCCAAGCCTTCGATCAGTCGCCATGTCCGGGAGGTCGAAGAGCGGCTTGGCGTGAAATTGTGCGAACGCGGGCCAAGCGGCTTCCGGTTGACTGCGGAAGGCATAGTTGCGCTCGACCTGGCTTCCGCTGCGTTACAGGCGTTGAGCCGCATCCGCCCGGAGATCGATGCGGTACACGGCGTCTTGTCGGGGCGGCTGGCGATTGGCCTCGGGGAGCACACACTGACCCATCCAGGCTGCAGGCTGCCTGAAGCATTGGAGGCCATGCGGGACCGGGCTCCGAATGTCGAACCTCAGATTTACGTGATGACATTCCCCGAGCTGGAACTCGCGCTGAGAGACGGGCGTGTCGACCTGATCATCCGCGGGAACTATCGAGGGGATCGCGACCTCTCCTACTTGCCGCTCTACACGGAAATTCACCGCATATTCGTCTCGAACCGGGTCAAGGATGCGGAGATAGAGCATCTTCCGCTGGTCTATCGGCCACACCCTTATGTCGAAGAAACGCTCAGGATCGGGCGCTATCAAAGGGGGCCCGAAGCAACCGGCCTGGACTCCGTGGCTGCGATGATTGCGACCGGGCATTATCAGGGCTTGCTGCCGACGAACTATGCCCAGTTGATCGAGAAGCGGTTCAGCCTGGTTGAAGCTTTCGACAGCCCGAAATTCCAGCACACTGGCTGTGCGATTGCGTCTTCGCTGCGCCCTCCCAGCTATAGAATAAAAGTGTTCTTGGATATTCTCGACAGAATTCACGGAAGCAAGACAATTCCGCTTCGACCGCACAAGCGCGCATTCTGA
- a CDS encoding IS110 family transposase translates to MSDVHILAIDLAKRSFQVCGTDRGGAVLFNRTVSRAKLMQMLDAQEPCIVAMEACATSHYWGRVAQSSGHDVRLVPPIYVKPFVKRQKNDAADAAAIAEAVLRPNMHCVAVKSAEHQARAVTFRTHQCFVRQRTQLINALRGHLAEFGLVFPQGPAHLKQAAALLEDGTTEIPDTVKEMAQLYLDQIDLLTAKIDALSLKLRDATKENVKMRRLCTVPGVGPVTAGAVMAFAPDLRTFSSGRNFAAWLGLVLRQRSTGGKQRHGGVSKMGQTDIRKLLIVGAMSRIRWIIRKGVMPDNWLGQLVGRKPRMVAAVALANKMARVIWAIMTREQNYQMA, encoded by the coding sequence ATGTCAGACGTGCATATTTTGGCGATCGACCTCGCCAAGCGAAGCTTCCAGGTCTGTGGCACCGATCGGGGTGGGGCGGTTCTATTCAATCGCACGGTTTCCCGCGCAAAGCTGATGCAGATGCTGGACGCGCAGGAGCCGTGCATCGTGGCGATGGAAGCCTGTGCGACCAGCCACTATTGGGGGCGCGTAGCGCAGAGCAGCGGCCACGATGTCCGGCTCGTTCCGCCCATCTATGTGAAGCCGTTCGTCAAGCGGCAGAAAAACGACGCGGCAGACGCCGCGGCGATCGCCGAAGCCGTGCTGCGCCCGAACATGCATTGCGTCGCGGTGAAAAGCGCCGAACATCAGGCACGAGCGGTGACATTCCGAACCCACCAGTGCTTCGTCCGCCAGCGCACGCAGCTGATCAATGCGCTGCGGGGCCACCTGGCCGAGTTCGGTCTGGTCTTCCCGCAAGGGCCGGCCCATCTCAAACAGGCAGCGGCCCTGTTGGAGGACGGGACGACCGAGATCCCCGACACCGTCAAGGAGATGGCTCAACTCTATCTAGATCAGATCGATCTTCTTACGGCGAAGATCGACGCCCTGTCCCTCAAGCTGAGGGACGCTACGAAGGAAAACGTTAAGATGCGGCGTCTGTGCACGGTGCCAGGTGTCGGACCGGTGACGGCCGGTGCTGTGATGGCGTTTGCTCCCGATCTCCGGACCTTCTCCAGCGGCAGGAACTTTGCCGCCTGGCTCGGCCTCGTGCTGCGGCAGCGATCGACGGGCGGCAAACAGCGCCATGGCGGGGTGAGCAAAATGGGCCAGACTGATATCCGTAAGCTGCTGATCGTCGGTGCCATGAGCCGGATTCGCTGGATCATTCGAAAGGGCGTCATGCCGGACAACTGGCTCGGACAGCTTGTCGGGCGCAAGCCTCGCATGGTCGCGGCCGTCGCCTTGGCGAACAAGATGGCCCGGGTCATATGGGCGATCATGACAAGGGAGCAGAATTACCAAATGGCGTGA
- a CDS encoding IS6 family transposase, with the protein MQTSVIIFKRHRFPPQIIAHAVWLYLRFNLSLREVEEMLLERGIDVSYETVRRWIAKFGPQITRNLRRRQARPGDVWYLDEVVVKCAGEKFWLWRAVDQHGSVLEEILQKRRDKRAAKRLLVALMKRYGFAPKRMITDKLRSYGAAKAEVAPGLDHWSHKGLNNRAENRHLPFRKRERTMQGHRSPGALQRFVSMHSATRNCFSVPSRRRAAHTIRYHRLEAFDAWKIAACFA; encoded by the coding sequence ATGCAGACATCAGTTATCATCTTCAAGCGTCACCGTTTTCCGCCACAGATTATTGCTCATGCGGTGTGGCTTTATCTGCGGTTCAACCTTAGTCTGCGTGAAGTTGAGGAAATGCTGCTTGAGCGTGGAATCGACGTATCATACGAGACAGTTCGTCGTTGGATCGCCAAGTTCGGCCCCCAGATCACACGCAACTTGCGGCGGCGTCAGGCGCGCCCCGGCGATGTTTGGTATTTGGACGAAGTGGTCGTCAAATGCGCTGGAGAAAAATTCTGGCTTTGGCGTGCGGTGGATCAACATGGCTCCGTTCTCGAAGAAATCTTGCAGAAGCGGCGTGATAAAAGGGCGGCAAAGCGATTGCTTGTGGCGTTAATGAAGCGCTATGGCTTTGCTCCCAAACGGATGATCACCGATAAGCTCCGCTCCTACGGTGCAGCAAAGGCAGAAGTGGCACCCGGCCTTGACCATTGGTCGCACAAGGGCCTCAATAATCGGGCCGAAAATAGACATCTGCCGTTTCGAAAACGGGAGCGAACCATGCAAGGTCATCGGTCACCTGGAGCGTTGCAACGGTTCGTCTCCATGCACTCAGCGACCCGCAATTGTTTCTCTGTTCCATCTCGTCGCCGAGCCGCACACACAATTCGCTACCATCGCCTCGAAGCTTTCGATGCATGGAAAATTGCGGCCTGTTTCGCCTGA